ATCCAGCACCACACAGGAGGGATCCTTTTCTCCCAGCTCTTCCGCAGCCCTCTCACAAACCATGATTCCCAGCAATATAGCCGTCATTACAACAAACATCTGAACCTGCAGGGGCAACAGCAGCAACAGAGCGCAGAATGGAATCCCAGCAAGGGTTCCCACGGTACCCGGCGCTTTTTTTGCATTTCCCGTGCCACCGAAAGTAGCAAGAAACATTACGGGATTTTCCGGCATTCGCATCAATTCTCCTCCCCTGCTCCAAGGCTGTGTATGCGGACAACTTCTTCAAGCAGCTGGGCACATTCCACCATATCCGAAAGAAAAACATGTTCCCTTAAGGTATGAACCTCACGCATTCCCGTGCCTATGACACAGGCCTCTATTCCATGCTTAAAAAAAATATTAGCATCGGAACCGCCGCCTACAGAGCCGGTTTTCATGGTCCGCCCAAGGTTTTCCGCCGCCTGCTTTGCCAGCAGCACCACGGGTGCATCCTCAGGGATGCAGGTATGGGGAAAATCTTCTTCCACATGCACTTCCACATGAGCAACAGAGGGCGCTTCCCCTCCCCCTGCTTCGGCCACTGCATTCTGAAATGCCTCTGTTATCTGCCGTGTAAGTTTCTCAAGTTTTTCCGGATCATGGCTGCGGGCCTCCGCAAGGACCACCACAGAGGATGGAACAATATTTGTAGCTGTTCCTCCCTCAATTTTCCCTATATTGCAGGTGGTCTCATGGTCAATTCTGCCATCGGGGCAGACCGCCACAGCCTTTGCAGCAAGT
This window of the Desulfobotulus mexicanus genome carries:
- a CDS encoding phosphatidylglycerophosphatase A family protein, encoding MRMPENPVMFLATFGGTGNAKKAPGTVGTLAGIPFCALLLLLPLQVQMFVVMTAILLGIMVCERAAEELGEKDPSCVVLDEVLGLAVTLMFFPLSFFTLVLGFFLFRFFDIVKPWPVNFFDEKIPGGAGIVLDDVAAGLCAHLVLALILYVF